In one Arenibacter antarcticus genomic region, the following are encoded:
- a CDS encoding UDP-glucose/GDP-mannose dehydrogenase family protein has product MNLTVIGTGYVGLVSGTCFSEMGNAVTCIDVDTKKIEDLQQGIIPIYEPGLEAMVARNIKNKTLYFSVDLSSHLEKCDIAFIAVGTPMGEDGSADLKYVLQVAQEIGQHMTHSLIVVNKSTVPVGTADEVKATIQKELDKRKLTLDFHVVSNPEFLKEGDAINDFMKPDRVVVGADNDEAAQKMRTLYSPFFRSSADRLIQMDVRSAEMTKYVANAMLATKISFMNEIANICELVGADVNKVRIGIGSDSRIGYSFIYPGSGYGGSCFPKDVKALKRTAEQHGYTARLITSVEDVNDSQKLVIAHKVTKKFGADLRGKTFAVWGLAFKPETDDMREAPSIYVIKDLVERGAKIQAYDPKAMKEAAHFYLKDLEGVSYHNSKYETLQNADAMILLTEWKEFRSPDFEELKTQLKSPVIFDGRNQYNDVLMKEKGFEYYQIGKNN; this is encoded by the coding sequence ATGAATTTAACCGTAATAGGCACAGGATATGTCGGTTTGGTAAGCGGTACTTGTTTTTCTGAAATGGGAAATGCAGTTACCTGCATAGATGTAGATACCAAAAAAATTGAAGATCTTCAACAAGGAATAATTCCAATATACGAACCGGGATTAGAGGCCATGGTTGCAAGGAATATAAAAAACAAGACCTTATATTTCAGCGTAGACCTAAGTTCTCATTTAGAAAAATGTGATATTGCTTTTATTGCCGTAGGTACTCCTATGGGCGAGGATGGTTCGGCAGATTTAAAATACGTATTGCAGGTTGCACAAGAAATTGGGCAGCATATGACCCACAGCCTTATTGTGGTGAATAAATCTACCGTTCCCGTGGGCACGGCAGATGAGGTAAAAGCCACCATTCAGAAGGAACTAGACAAACGGAAGCTTACCCTTGATTTCCATGTGGTATCTAATCCAGAATTCCTTAAGGAGGGCGATGCTATTAATGATTTTATGAAACCAGACAGGGTAGTCGTTGGAGCAGATAATGATGAAGCTGCACAAAAAATGAGAACCCTTTACAGTCCCTTTTTCAGAAGCAGCGCGGATCGCCTGATTCAGATGGACGTGCGTTCGGCTGAAATGACAAAATATGTAGCCAATGCAATGCTGGCTACTAAAATTTCCTTTATGAACGAAATTGCCAATATCTGTGAATTGGTGGGGGCCGATGTCAATAAGGTACGTATAGGTATAGGGTCGGACAGTAGAATAGGCTATAGCTTTATCTATCCGGGTTCAGGCTACGGAGGGTCTTGCTTCCCCAAGGACGTAAAAGCCTTAAAAAGGACGGCAGAACAACATGGGTATACCGCCCGACTCATTACCTCCGTTGAAGACGTAAATGATAGCCAAAAATTAGTCATTGCGCACAAAGTAACCAAAAAATTTGGAGCGGATTTAAGGGGGAAAACCTTTGCGGTATGGGGCTTGGCCTTTAAACCAGAGACCGATGATATGCGAGAGGCACCTTCAATTTATGTTATTAAAGATTTGGTAGAACGAGGAGCTAAAATACAGGCGTATGACCCTAAAGCAATGAAAGAGGCAGCGCACTTCTATTTAAAGGACTTAGAAGGAGTCTCGTATCATAACTCAAAATATGAAACACTACAAAATGCGGATGCTATGATCTTGCTTACCGAATGGAAAGAATTTAGATCTCCAGATTTTGAAGAATTAAAGACTCAATTGAAATCCCCAGTTATTTTTGACGGTCGCAACCAATACAATGACGTTCTTATGAAAGAGAAAGGGTTTGAATATTACCAAATTGGGAAAAATAATTAA
- a CDS encoding SDR family oxidoreductase gives MDLKNIGLNAEYHILVTGGAGFIGSNLCETLLENGNKVTCLDNFATGKRENITHLQGNSRFTLIEGDIRNLEDCKKACLGVDYILHQAALGSVPRSIKDPITSNEVNVSGFLNMLVAARDAKVKRFVYAASSSTYGDSVGLPKVEEVIGKPLSPYAITKYVNELYAEIFSKTYGLETIGLRYFNVFGRKQDPNGAYAAVIPKFVMQLMEHKSPLINGDGSYSRDFTYIDNVLQMNLRAIVSTNPEAINTVYNVAYGDRTNLNELVSLLKKYLAEFDPKIAEVEISYGPNRQGDVPHSLASIDKAKNLLGYNPQFNIEKGLKEAIQWYWSNLK, from the coding sequence ATGGATTTAAAAAATATCGGTCTTAATGCCGAATATCATATTTTAGTTACAGGTGGAGCCGGTTTTATAGGTTCCAATCTTTGTGAAACCCTCTTAGAAAATGGAAACAAAGTAACATGCTTAGATAATTTTGCCACTGGAAAACGCGAAAACATTACCCATTTACAAGGAAATTCAAGGTTTACATTAATAGAGGGAGATATTCGCAATTTAGAAGATTGCAAAAAGGCCTGTCTTGGTGTAGATTATATTTTGCATCAAGCTGCTTTGGGATCGGTTCCTAGATCCATAAAAGATCCTATTACCAGCAATGAGGTTAACGTATCTGGATTTTTAAATATGTTGGTGGCTGCAAGGGACGCTAAGGTTAAACGTTTTGTATATGCAGCAAGTTCCTCAACCTACGGGGATTCAGTGGGGCTACCAAAAGTAGAAGAGGTAATAGGGAAACCGCTATCCCCCTATGCCATCACTAAATACGTAAACGAATTGTATGCGGAAATATTTAGTAAGACTTACGGTTTAGAAACCATAGGATTGCGTTATTTCAATGTTTTTGGACGGAAACAAGATCCTAATGGGGCCTATGCAGCCGTTATCCCAAAGTTTGTAATGCAATTAATGGAACATAAATCTCCTTTGATTAATGGGGACGGCTCCTATTCCAGGGACTTTACTTATATAGATAATGTACTACAAATGAACCTAAGAGCCATCGTTAGTACTAATCCAGAAGCCATAAATACCGTTTATAATGTAGCTTATGGAGACCGCACTAATTTAAATGAATTGGTTTCTTTGTTAAAGAAGTATTTGGCTGAGTTTGACCCCAAAATTGCAGAGGTAGAGATTAGCTACGGCCCCAACAGACAGGGAGATGTCCCCCACTCTTTGGCATCTATTGATAAAGCGAAAAATTTACTGGGATATAACCCACAATTTAATATTGAAAAAGGTTTAAAAGAAGCCATTCAGTGGTATTGGTCTAACTTAAAATAA
- a CDS encoding NAD-dependent epimerase, translating into MKVLVTGAAGFIGFHVSRKLIQRGHEVIGLDNINDYYDINLKYARLQELGISKEEAKRFNKIYTSKLPNTLFKFIRLNLEDREALPTLFKNQNFDVVCNLAAQAGVRYSLENPETYIDSNIVGFLNVLENCRHNNINHLVYASSSSVYGLNKKIPFETSDNVDHPISLYAASKKSNELMAHTYSHLYDFATTGLRFFTVYGPWGRPDMAMFLFTDAILHNRPIKVFNNGQMERDFTYIDDIVEGVVRIVEKDTKDRLTENENYKLYNIGNNNSVKLLDFIEAIENKLQIKAKREMLPMQPGDVAKTWANVDALKRDYHYSPNTSIKDGVSSYIEWYKEYY; encoded by the coding sequence ATGAAAGTATTAGTAACTGGGGCAGCCGGGTTTATTGGTTTCCATGTATCCAGGAAATTAATTCAAAGAGGACATGAGGTCATAGGATTGGACAATATTAATGACTATTATGATATAAACCTTAAATACGCCCGATTGCAAGAATTGGGCATCTCTAAAGAGGAGGCTAAACGTTTTAATAAAATATACACAAGCAAACTCCCTAACACCTTATTTAAATTTATCCGGCTCAATTTAGAAGATAGGGAAGCCCTTCCAACCTTGTTCAAAAATCAAAATTTTGATGTGGTTTGTAATCTAGCAGCCCAAGCAGGGGTACGTTACAGTTTGGAGAACCCAGAAACCTATATAGATAGTAATATTGTTGGTTTTCTTAACGTTTTGGAAAATTGCCGACACAACAATATTAACCATTTGGTATATGCAAGTAGTAGTAGCGTTTACGGATTAAACAAAAAAATTCCCTTTGAAACCAGTGATAATGTAGACCATCCCATTAGCCTATACGCAGCCAGTAAAAAAAGTAATGAGCTTATGGCGCATACCTATAGCCACCTTTACGATTTTGCTACTACAGGCTTGCGTTTTTTTACGGTCTATGGCCCATGGGGAAGACCAGATATGGCCATGTTCCTCTTTACCGACGCTATACTTCACAACAGACCGATCAAAGTATTCAATAACGGCCAAATGGAACGCGATTTTACCTATATAGATGATATTGTTGAGGGAGTTGTACGTATCGTTGAAAAAGATACCAAAGATCGACTTACAGAAAATGAGAATTATAAATTGTATAATATAGGAAACAATAATTCAGTGAAATTGCTCGATTTTATCGAAGCCATTGAAAACAAATTGCAAATCAAAGCAAAACGGGAAATGTTACCTATGCAGCCTGGAGACGTAGCTAAAACATGGGCTAATGTAGATGCTTTGAAAAGGGATTACCACTATAGCCCAAATACTTCTATTAAAGATGGAGTGTCCTCATATATAGAGTGGTATAAAGAATATTATTGA
- a CDS encoding glycosyltransferase family 2 protein, whose amino-acid sequence MLKDYLPTFELVKKESHEFRFTVFIPVYNAENTIGKVFDSLENQIFRDFEIIVINDGSTDNSHHVISQRIRHLNFRCTYIKNKTNVNKMGVFIQAIKLAKGDFFLTHDADDECIPEALGIFNERYEDIPEDLKIKISGVTSRCKSQFGELIGKPLPEDPFFSNSFESSVLHDLSFEKWGFVKTRLLKSIQIDDFIIGKGLIPEGIIWLVFAKQGYITKYCSDILRIYHVDNTNSLTSLKYDKKALGMALHGLLFINYFYSDYFLKAPMHFLKRTYAILKSANFLDYDLNNYLASIDPILIKMIFLLVWPIKKYL is encoded by the coding sequence ATGCTTAAAGATTATCTTCCAACGTTTGAACTTGTTAAAAAGGAAAGTCATGAATTTAGGTTCACTGTTTTTATTCCTGTTTACAATGCCGAGAACACGATTGGTAAGGTATTCGATTCTTTAGAAAATCAAATATTCAGGGATTTTGAAATAATAGTGATTAACGACGGCTCTACGGATAATAGTCATCATGTGATATCGCAAAGAATAAGGCACCTAAATTTTAGGTGCACTTATATAAAAAATAAAACAAATGTGAATAAGATGGGCGTGTTTATTCAAGCCATCAAATTGGCAAAGGGAGATTTTTTTTTAACCCATGACGCAGACGATGAATGTATCCCAGAAGCTTTAGGTATTTTTAATGAACGTTATGAAGATATTCCAGAGGATTTAAAAATTAAGATAAGTGGAGTTACCAGTAGGTGTAAGAGTCAGTTTGGAGAATTAATAGGAAAGCCCTTGCCTGAAGATCCCTTTTTTAGTAATTCTTTTGAAAGTTCGGTTCTGCATGATTTATCGTTTGAAAAATGGGGATTTGTAAAAACCAGGTTGTTGAAAAGTATACAGATAGATGATTTTATCATAGGAAAAGGTTTAATTCCAGAAGGTATTATTTGGTTAGTATTTGCCAAACAAGGATATATTACGAAATACTGTTCGGATATTCTGCGAATATATCATGTTGACAATACTAACAGCCTAACATCCCTAAAATATGATAAAAAAGCATTAGGGATGGCACTTCATGGCTTACTATTCATTAATTATTTTTATAGTGACTATTTTTTAAAAGCCCCAATGCATTTTTTAAAAAGAACATATGCCATTTTAAAAAGTGCTAATTTTTTAGATTATGATTTAAACAACTATTTAGCCTCTATAGATCCTATCCTTATAAAGATGATTTTTCTATTGGTATGGCCTATTAAAAAGTATTTATAA
- a CDS encoding Ig-like domain-containing protein — protein sequence MKITPSNLIQWTLSCFVLFLSISCNKDSDLLAEYVVEENQISNEPNEVILDLENAVFTTEEDQPVSFNFLYNKSSKRIERRRYKRSSKPRYGEIIIKEDSIAIYTPSNDYNGSDEIEITLEVTNEDDTTSEVVVSVDVTVEPVTDVVEDIVEVTSEEPVIIEPLKNDTFKEESEVTITEVSVPSKGTAVINGDNTITYTPNTDNTSEVNPETETPKEDTFTYTTSVTNPDNTVTEETGTVKVTDKTTTSTEPTDMGELKAFPGAEGFGKNTTGGRGGKVIYVTNLKASGSGSLREALEASGARTIVFRVGGTIDMQGGIINIDNPNLTIAGESAPGDGILIREGTLAVSTSNVIIRHIRFRGSANGDDALRIKGGGSLYSFNLNNIIVDQCSFSWSSDENISVVNAKNVTIQNSILTGADKNILTWSNKDLSVINNILALSRSRNLECNQQLGTYLVFEEINNLVYGFDWAFGMGLGLMATIENNIFESSNSFNPATDYPISYTGINPSYTSTSNTADKTYVYAEGNSIDLAFVGVYNPSGNSWRKNTPLYRSTYSPKPIAGLKEGLLANAGAFPWKRDSVDKSLITNIKAKTGTLSFSGTFPTLSNGTPYPDSDGDGLDDNWELVNNLDSKDDSDGQKDRNGDGYTNLEEFLYSLTQK from the coding sequence ATGAAAATTACCCCCTCGAATCTAATTCAATGGACCCTGTCATGTTTTGTCCTATTTTTAAGTATATCCTGCAACAAGGATTCAGATCTGTTGGCAGAATATGTTGTGGAAGAAAATCAAATAAGCAATGAACCAAATGAAGTAATTCTCGATTTAGAAAATGCAGTATTTACTACCGAAGAAGATCAACCTGTATCCTTCAACTTCCTATATAACAAATCTAGTAAAAGGATAGAAAGAAGAAGATATAAGCGTAGTTCAAAACCTAGATATGGTGAAATCATCATCAAAGAAGACAGTATAGCAATATACACTCCCTCGAACGACTATAATGGTTCGGATGAAATCGAAATTACATTAGAAGTCACCAATGAAGACGATACCACCTCTGAGGTAGTTGTATCGGTTGATGTCACTGTAGAGCCTGTAACGGATGTAGTAGAAGATATCGTAGAAGTTACTTCCGAAGAGCCTGTGATTATAGAACCCCTAAAAAACGACACCTTTAAAGAAGAAAGTGAAGTAACAATAACCGAGGTGAGTGTACCATCCAAAGGTACCGCTGTAATAAATGGGGATAATACTATTACCTATACTCCTAATACGGACAATACCTCAGAAGTAAACCCTGAAACGGAAACTCCCAAGGAGGATACCTTTACATACACCACCTCAGTCACCAATCCAGATAATACTGTGACGGAAGAAACGGGCACAGTGAAGGTTACTGATAAAACCACAACATCAACCGAACCTACGGATATGGGCGAATTAAAAGCGTTTCCCGGAGCCGAAGGTTTTGGTAAGAATACTACTGGTGGTAGAGGTGGTAAGGTTATATACGTTACAAACCTAAAGGCATCTGGTTCTGGTAGCTTACGGGAAGCTTTAGAAGCTAGTGGTGCTAGAACCATTGTTTTCAGAGTTGGTGGAACCATAGATATGCAGGGGGGAATAATTAACATTGATAACCCAAATCTTACTATTGCAGGGGAATCAGCTCCAGGTGATGGCATATTGATAAGAGAAGGCACTTTAGCCGTGAGCACAAGTAACGTCATCATAAGGCATATTCGTTTCAGGGGTTCTGCAAACGGTGATGATGCCTTAAGGATAAAAGGTGGTGGATCATTATATTCGTTCAACCTGAATAATATTATAGTGGACCAATGTTCATTTTCATGGTCTAGTGATGAAAATATATCAGTAGTAAATGCTAAAAACGTAACCATACAAAATTCAATCTTAACAGGAGCTGATAAAAACATTTTAACATGGTCAAATAAAGATCTTTCTGTAATTAATAATATTCTAGCATTAAGTAGGAGTAGGAACCTTGAATGTAACCAACAATTAGGAACTTACCTTGTTTTTGAGGAAATCAATAATTTAGTATATGGTTTTGATTGGGCGTTTGGAATGGGGTTAGGATTGATGGCGACCATTGAAAATAATATTTTTGAATCTTCCAATAGCTTCAACCCAGCTACTGATTATCCTATCTCTTATACAGGTATTAATCCATCTTACACATCAACAAGTAACACTGCGGATAAGACCTATGTATATGCGGAAGGTAACTCAATAGATCTTGCGTTTGTAGGTGTATACAATCCATCAGGAAATTCATGGAGGAAAAACACACCATTATATAGAAGTACTTATTCACCTAAACCTATAGCCGGCTTAAAAGAAGGATTGTTGGCAAATGCTGGGGCATTTCCTTGGAAAAGAGACAGCGTTGATAAAAGCCTAATAACCAACATCAAAGCAAAGACTGGCACCCTTTCATTTTCCGGAACATTCCCTACCTTATCCAATGGAACACCATATCCTGATAGTGATGGTGATGGCTTAGATGACAACTGGGAACTTGTCAATAATTTGGATTCAAAGGATGATAGCGACGGACAAAAAGATAGGAATGGGGATGGATATACTAATTTAGAAGAATTCCTATATTCCTTGACCCAAAAATAA
- a CDS encoding Ig-like domain-containing protein, with the protein MKNYPKNLLQLTLVAVVFILSYSCSKDSDLLAEYVVENPNAILANSEVTTLANIPIVIKPLKNEAAEAPENVIITQVTPPTMGTAVVNEDNTITYTPDTDKTGTDEFDYTASVTNPDNSATTETGKVTVTVTEENNPTPPTQPSVTTDMGELKAFPGAEGFGKNATGGRGGKVIYVTNLKASGSGSLREALEASGARTIVFRVGGTIDMQGGIINIGNPDLTIAGETAPGDGILIREGTIAVSTSNVIIRHIRFRGSANGDDALRIKGGGSLYSFNLNNIIVDQCSFSWSSDENISVVNAKNVTIQNSILALADKNVLTWSNKDLSVINNIMALTATRNITNNQQLGSYLLYEQINNLVYGFNWGVGHGVGLMGTIENNIFEDSNDFNSTTDYAISFTDINPSYYNSSNPANMTYVYAEGNTADNSFRGVYDSNKNNNDYRKNSPLYRSTYSPKPVTGLKEELIKNAGAFPWNRDSVDKGVIAHIKAKTGTISRSGTFPSLKGGTPYIDADGDGMDDNWELANNLDPKDGSDGQKDRNGDGYTNLEEFLYSLTQK; encoded by the coding sequence ATGAAAAATTACCCCAAGAATCTCCTTCAACTTACCCTAGTTGCTGTTGTCTTCATTTTAAGTTATTCCTGTAGTAAGGATTCCGATCTTTTAGCAGAATATGTTGTAGAAAACCCCAATGCCATCCTGGCAAATTCAGAGGTTACTACTCTGGCTAACATCCCTATTGTGATTAAACCCCTGAAAAATGAAGCAGCTGAAGCCCCTGAAAATGTGATCATCACCCAGGTTACTCCCCCAACCATGGGTACCGCTGTGGTAAACGAGGACAACACCATTACCTACACTCCCGATACCGATAAAACGGGGACAGACGAATTTGATTACACCGCAAGTGTCACTAATCCAGATAATTCAGCAACGACAGAAACTGGTAAGGTAACGGTAACGGTAACTGAGGAAAACAATCCAACTCCCCCTACCCAACCTTCTGTAACCACGGACATGGGCGAATTAAAAGCGTTTCCAGGAGCCGAAGGTTTTGGTAAGAATGCTACTGGTGGTAGAGGTGGTAAGGTTATATATGTTACAAACCTAAAAGCATCTGGCTCTGGTAGCTTACGAGAAGCTTTAGAAGCTAGTGGCGCTAGAACCATTGTTTTCAGAGTAGGTGGAACCATAGATATGCAGGGAGGAATAATTAACATTGGTAATCCAGATCTAACTATTGCAGGAGAAACAGCTCCTGGTGATGGCATATTGATAAGAGAAGGTACTATAGCCGTGAGCACAAGTAACGTTATCATAAGGCATATTCGTTTCAGGGGTTCTGCAAACGGTGATGATGCCTTAAGGATAAAAGGTGGTGGATCATTATATTCGTTCAACCTGAATAATATTATAGTAGACCAATGTTCATTTTCATGGTCTAGTGATGAAAATATATCAGTAGTAAACGCTAAAAATGTAACTATTCAAAATTCGATTTTGGCACTTGCTGACAAAAACGTTTTAACTTGGTCTAATAAAGATCTTTCCGTTATAAATAATATAATGGCCTTAACAGCAACAAGAAACATCACCAACAATCAACAATTAGGATCCTACCTACTGTATGAACAAATCAATAACTTGGTCTATGGGTTCAATTGGGGCGTAGGACATGGTGTTGGATTAATGGGAACCATCGAAAATAATATTTTTGAGGATTCCAATGACTTTAACTCTACCACGGACTATGCCATATCCTTTACTGATATTAATCCCAGTTATTACAATTCGAGCAATCCTGCAAACATGACCTATGTATACGCTGAAGGAAACACAGCTGATAATTCATTTAGAGGTGTTTACGATTCCAACAAGAATAACAATGATTATAGAAAAAATTCTCCATTGTACAGAAGCACCTATTCTCCCAAGCCTGTAACCGGCCTAAAGGAGGAATTAATAAAAAATGCGGGAGCATTTCCATGGAATCGGGATAGTGTTGATAAAGGAGTAATTGCACATATCAAGGCTAAGACAGGTACTATTTCACGATCCGGAACATTCCCATCTTTAAAAGGCGGTACTCCCTATATTGACGCTGATGGCGACGGTATGGACGATAACTGGGAACTTGCCAACAATTTAGATCCAAAAGATGGAAGTGATGGACAGAAAGATAGAAATGGTGATGGATACACCAATTTAGAAGAATTCTTATATTCTTTGACCCAAAAATAA
- a CDS encoding acyltransferase: MHNTIKKERNIKLDLIRFSGVLIIMIAHSSPPSWLFQLRNFGTPLLILGSALTYSFIYKNRSINKREFFKKRLKRLIIPLWVFLTFFFLFFWIASLIIQKDYPFSTMRIFNSYNLYHGIGFVWIFKVYIILALITPFGLKISYSKISNLKYFVSLIILYLFYEISMYYFFHSIPDGLKDLISQFFLIIIPYSALFFYGLRLHTLSNRNIAIIIVTSFIIFMLLAFQKYNEFGIFIPTQGYKYPPTLYYLSYAFFFINLIYFFVMKCIRLTEPKKNKIIIWLSTNSLWIYLWHIFAYYLWEFLVGRLISPEIFGSFGKFLINTCFLLIFGVVMTLIQIDQVDKLTIKSSTSSKKALSLLK, translated from the coding sequence ATGCATAATACAATAAAAAAGGAAAGAAATATAAAACTTGATTTAATTCGATTTAGTGGGGTTCTCATTATTATGATAGCTCACTCCAGCCCTCCAAGCTGGCTTTTTCAACTAAGAAATTTTGGCACCCCACTACTTATTTTGGGATCGGCCTTGACATATTCCTTTATATATAAAAACAGATCGATTAACAAAAGAGAATTTTTCAAAAAACGATTGAAAAGGCTAATTATTCCTCTGTGGGTATTTCTAACATTTTTTTTCTTGTTCTTTTGGATTGCTTCATTAATTATTCAAAAAGATTATCCATTTTCTACAATGCGAATATTTAATTCCTATAATTTATATCACGGAATTGGTTTTGTTTGGATTTTTAAAGTTTATATTATTTTAGCATTAATAACTCCCTTTGGTCTTAAAATAAGTTATTCAAAAATTAGTAACCTAAAGTATTTCGTCTCACTAATTATACTTTATTTATTTTATGAAATTTCTATGTATTATTTTTTTCATAGCATTCCAGATGGTTTAAAAGATCTTATTTCTCAATTTTTTTTAATTATTATCCCCTATTCAGCTCTTTTCTTTTATGGTCTTAGATTACATACTTTAAGTAATAGAAATATTGCTATTATTATTGTTACTTCTTTTATTATATTTATGCTTTTAGCATTTCAAAAGTATAATGAATTCGGGATATTTATACCAACACAAGGTTACAAATACCCTCCTACTTTATACTATCTCTCATACGCTTTTTTCTTTATAAACTTAATTTATTTTTTTGTAATGAAGTGTATTAGACTCACAGAACCTAAAAAAAATAAAATAATTATATGGCTTTCTACCAATTCCCTTTGGATTTATTTGTGGCACATCTTCGCTTATTATTTATGGGAATTCTTAGTGGGACGTTTAATAAGTCCTGAAATTTTTGGAAGTTTTGGCAAGTTCCTGATAAACACTTGTTTTTTATTGATATTTGGAGTTGTAATGACCTTAATCCAAATAGATCAAGTTGATAAGTTAACAATAAAAAGCAGCACTTCTTCAAAAAAAGCTTTGTCTCTACTTAAATAA
- a CDS encoding DDE-type integrase/transposase/recombinase, translating into MPLSTKGPKTEYFNQLWQTDMTYFPMFHDFMYWSAIIDVYSRTIFNWSISNSMNKELLQDTISEYGAPEVHNSDLRSPCTSTHNIDLLKEHYLQVSMDGKGRALDNIYIERFWKSIKYEKLYPNPSNDGLDLY; encoded by the coding sequence ATTCCCTTATCTACTAAAGGACCTAAAACAGAGTATTTTAATCAGCTATGGCAGACCGACATGACTTATTTCCCTATGTTTCATGACTTTATGTATTGGAGTGCAATCATTGATGTATATAGTAGAACAATCTTTAATTGGAGTATTTCAAATTCAATGAACAAAGAGCTATTACAGGATACTATTTCCGAATACGGGGCTCCAGAGGTGCACAACTCCGATTTGAGGTCTCCATGCACCAGTACCCATAATATCGATTTACTCAAAGAACACTACTTACAAGTTTCAATGGATGGTAAAGGAAGGGCCTTGGACAACATATATATCGAACGTTTCTGGAAGTCGATCAAATATGAAAAGCTATATCCGAATCCTTCAAACGATGGGCTAGATCTCTATTAA